taataataatttaaaatctaaatgCTTTTTATAGACTATAGCACATTAGCTTGTTCCTGATATACTTTGAGTAgttcatttataatttaaagcAAGAAAATCTTCACATGGTAccataaattaaaaataattagttaacaaatctaaaatattctcttaaaattcaaatttgATATGAAGTTGGATATAATTTCTAAGATTAAATTTGTGATCTCGAactgtaaaatataaacgGTGAAAAACAATTGCAAATCTGTGCGatgtttattatattagactttattatattttaaagcttttaaatttggttttttatatttttatttgctaATAAATAGGTAcaattttgataaataaaaattttaaaataatcaattAATTGagtgtataaaaaattctagaaagataaaaattaaaatcatttatatgtttttttacgaAACTCCCCTACTTTATATTCTCTTGATGAATCTGAATCATTGTATTTAGCGATTTCGCATAATCTTATTAAAAGTTCATCCAtgtcatttttaaatatttgcaGTATTTGCCATTGACAATTCCATTTCGTTATAAATCTCATTgactttttaattataatagaaaGTTGTCTACACGTCTTGTCATTTAATTCTATAAACGAAAGTGTATAAATAAGCTTGTAATTCATAAAAGCTAATGAttttaagaataaatatgaatgTTCTTCGTCATtactaatttaatatttctgataaaacataagacgtatttatgaaaattttcaaaattgtCAACTTTCTGTATCAAATTATCAATTACAAGcatcttttttaatgtttttttgtaatttttatcttctcTAAGTAGCAAATAAATCAATTTAGACGCGGCCTTTAGATCATCATAATTAATTTGAGCTAAGTCAAGTGACTCGACATTAGAAAAGTATTCAGTGGAATTACAAGATGAATAATTTAAGGGATCTTTGTAAATAACACCGCTTGGAACTATTTTTAACGACTCGGTATTTATTGTTTCTTTTGTTTGCAACGTCGAGTTTATCCATTTATGAAATAATTCTCTGCCCGATGTACAAAAAATCTTTGAAACGAGTAGAAATAACATAAGggagaaataatttttattagaataacaaaatttatgaatGCCTTTATATGTATCTTATATTACAATTTGACAGATAAAAATTACCATTTTAAACAATGTATTCGACATAATTTATGTAAGGCAATGATtgatactttatttttagtaaataaaTAGCTAAACCTGTTTAATAATCCTTTTATACATAGgtcataataaattaaacacACTATACCGTTTTAGTCTCATcggaaaaaaatgatattcataatttattttgcttttgtttttctattttagcaaataaatttcataataCTTTTGTCCAAGATTTTAAGGCGAGTATAAAGTCCGAAacgtataaaaaaaataaaaaaaaactttttaactAAAATCAAATGTTGAAACTAAAATTACGTCTTATTTATAGTAGTATTAAcgaaaagttttttatataaatactaaTAACATACtttttatctaaattttattttcttggTAATGATGCAGATTTatcgtttttttttgtatattttttatgttataaaacatctaattgtttataaacacgattttaaaaataaataatactagtttaattataaatgggactttaaaacttttttttaagaaaaccAATAATCCTCAGTTAAAGgtatattaaaatgtatCAAGTTTCCTTATATCAACATTTTAAACACAAGAtgcttttatatttttcatttgtaaattttgcattattatgaaaataatttaaatgttttaacatttattttgCTTTCATTTAgtttttcattaaaataaGCAGAGGGAATAAATGGAATATTGTCTAATTATCTCATATATTAGACATAGAACCgaataaaaagtaaaataacACACATATctatcaaaaattataaatcaatatttacatttttattagacCCGCACACTTTtattctatatttattgCTAAAGGAATTGTCATAGGATCTGAATTGGGTAACAAATTTTGCTATCAATAACTTTTGACAACAGTATAATTATCAAGGGTTTTGGTCATAAATCCTTAAAtatctatttttttcctaTATACTTATGTAATTCAGACATTGactttttaaatcatataGATTGAGTTGACACTAAGCATGATCCCATTTAGTTTCCGTGCGTATACAAtctattttatatcttctatgtaaaaactattaatttttgaataataaatctaaaCGACAAGATCCTGTGTATATACATAATTAATCaatgttaaataaatacttttacCGTTCTCGcaagtatttaaataacaataatagtttaaagataaattgacggtataattttttttattttaacgCTTATACTGCTTCATAGGTTTATTTTGGATTTCGATAGcacttttttttagatgTCTTGATTTTCcccttttaataaattgttttttaccGTTAACTAAGttgtaattattttaagaCTAAAACATTCGCttcataatataaaaaagctATACAtgtgttttaaaatattaaaaaactttttttgctataatcttattgtaaatttatgtttttatgttaATTATGCTCTTTACATATCGTTTAatccttaaatttttaacaaagtgttatataaattaatttttgaaaagcTAGCGATTTTTCTTCACCAACTGTATCAACGAATTACAGATGATAAAGCTTGTACTATTCTGATAGattatttgtatattcAGAATCTACTTGAcataaaacataattttatctGTGTTTTTCGTTTTGTATGTGggataacaaaaaataatattggagttaaaataattatactatccgctttattatttaagttATGTTACGTGGATTTAAGTATAACAAACACTAATATTGGTAAAACGATCACTATCTTTTGCTTCTATTATATAAGCAGGAAAAATGACATGCTTTACAATGATCGACATTATACAATATATTAGagaaatttgtttttgacATTTAAAACTTCAGATTATTACCAaaaccttttttttataaaaatacttgaCGTTAAACATTTCTGGTTATAGttggaaaaaattaaataaataaccTAGCTTGATGACAATATATgttaaatgaaaaaaaaatgtaaattgtaattaaatgtgtcaaaataaatttttttacgtttattaattaaaattacaCACTTTAGCCTAAGATATTGTACACAACATGCAAAAAGAGAAGACTGTAATGgttgtatttttaagattttaatTAAGAATACTTTAATAGAGTctcttataaattttttttatttaaaaattttgaaaaaaaaaccccaatgatgtttatattgttttatagtttttgtAAAACAGGTAGAGAAGCCCTCGACTTAGCAATGAAAGAAACGATAAGAACCAATGAAACAATCAACAATCACAttgtcaaaaattttactaataGTTTTAATCAGAAACTAACACTGAATCGTTCTATTTGTAACACTTCTGACTACTTTTCTAATGTAGATGTACTGGATTTGAGGCAACTTGATTTTACGCAATTAAGAATCGTGTCTTGGATTCTCTATACTTTATTAGTAAAATCAAAAGCATTTAAATCAAAGATTCGAAGAATTGTTAAGTCAAGGGAAATGAGAAGagaaatttattctttgaataatttttatatgtatgtaaatagttttattaaaaaccTTGAACAAGACGACGATGAAGAATATCCGTACTTACTCTTGAAATCACTAGCATTTAAGTGTTATAAACTAATTTATTTGCTTTCGTATATTGAGTTAGATACTACATTTAGTAAGGAATTGATTGAAATAATGAAAACGAAAGTTAATATTAGAACTAAAAATCATTGTCCATggaaaataacaaaaatttataacaaaaaaacttatGATTATTTAATCGGTAAATTGGAATCCGTTGtatataaagatttaaaatgaaaaaaaaaccttaCTTGATTTAACTCTTAAATATAATCAGAATAAAGAGTTTATGTTATTATACATTATAttatgtataatttttttgtaaataaaatgtacaaTATGTCTGAGTTTACttattacataaaaaatgtacaTTAAATTTCTCTTTTATCATATCTAAAACAAAGGCTACCGCATAGAATAGCTTagttatttaaaaaaaaatttatcgtATACACTTTCATGGGATTATTAACATGCCTATTTGAGTATAAAGATGTTGTCTTTTTCGCTAAAAATTTGCAGAAACGTTCTTATAATTCTTTCTAAATATCTAtgtaatgttttattatccTCTATGATCTAAATTATGCCTcatgaaaataatattttgttgaGTTATACggtataattattattagcGTACGTATTTAAGCAGGTATATTACAGAACTATATCTTCCTTCTATGGTCTTTATGGTTTGTTAGTATAAGTTTATAATTCCATGGAATTTTGGCTTTTTATTTGGGtactattatttttttttgactttATATAACTTacaaaatttcaataattAGATATATCAATAACATTATAAGCTTTATCGtgttttcatatttaatttcgTCCAATTAATTcgaaaaaatttcaattatattttatttttcaactATTGCTTGAATAATCTAGTTTTgcaataatattaatatatattcttgGTTTTTTTGCACTCTACTATTAAAGGTTAAGTTAAAAATGTATGCGTATGACAAATAGATAAATGTTGGTATTTTAAGTCTTGATATGAGGAcaacaattttaaatgaacTTGGATTTACATCCAAAATGTAAATGATAACCTAATTATTCTAAAACAGTATAATTTgaagaatttataattttttttagattgaTGGTTAATTATATGATTAATATTTactacttttttttattcaataacaacaaataaaaaaaaaaagatttttttcatacaccaaattaattttattacttATAATAATACGTAATGAGAGCCTTTCCagtttaatataaatatatatgacTGAATATAAGAGGTAGAATCTTTTACAAGTCAGCTTATAGGACCTGTATACAATATTACAAAACGAGCTCTATTAATAATGgttataacaaaaatttatttgtacATTAAAGAGAGAGCATATAGTAGCAAAATAAACCTTcaatatgtttattttctgATACAtctaatatttacaaaaa
Above is a window of Vairimorpha necatrix chromosome 2, complete sequence DNA encoding:
- a CDS encoding putative SP-containing protein, producing the protein MLFLLVSKIFCTSGRELFHKWINSTLQTKETINTESLKIVPSGVIYKDPLNYSSCNSTEYFSNVESLDLAQINYDDLKAASKLIYLLLREDKNYKKTLKKMLVIDNLIQKVDNFENFHKYVLCFIRNIKLLIYTLSFIELNDKTCRQLSIIIKKSMRFITKWNCQWQILQIFKNDMDELLIRLCEIAKYNDSDSSREYKVGEFRKKTYK